The Streptomyces sp. NBC_01463 DNA window CCAAGTCCCTCCAGTTCTGAGCCGGTTCACCGAATCCACCGCCCGTCATCCGCTTCCCCCGTCAAGGAGCCAGTCCGTGGTCCGCGCCGCCGTACTGTCCGCCGTCGGAGCTCCGCTGGAGATCACCGACATCACCCTCCCGGAACCCGGCCCCGGCCAGGTGCGGGTCCGCCTCGCCGCCGCCGGGGTCTGCCACTCCGACCTCTCGCTGTCCAACGGCACGATGCGGGTACCCGTCCCCGCCGTCCTCGGCCACGAGGGCGCGGGCACCGTCGTCTCGGTGGGCGAGGGCGTCAGCGAGGTCGCCCCGGGCGACGCCGTCGTCCTCAACTGGGCGCCGTCCTGCGGGAACTGCCACCACTGCGGCATCGGCGAGGTCTGGCTCTGCGCCAACGCCCTGGCCGGTGCGGCGAACCTGCACGCCCGCACCGCCGACGGCACGCAGCTCCACCCCGGGCTCAACGTCGCCGCCTTCGCCCAGGAGACCGTGGTCGCCGCGAACTGCGTCCTGCCCGCCCCGGACGGCATCCCGCTCACCGACGCGGCGCTGCTCGGCTGCGCGGTCCTGACCGGGTACGGCGCCATCCACCACAGCGCCCGGGTCGTGGCGGGCGAGTCCGTCGTCGTCCTCGGCATCGGCGGCGTCGGTCTCGCCGTGCTCCAGGCCGCCCGGATCGCCGGTGCGTCGAAGATCATCGCGGTGGACGTCTCCCCGGAGAAGGAGGAACTGGCCCGCCGGGCGGGCGCCACGGACTACGTGACCGCCACCGCCACCACGCCCCGCGAGATCCGCGCGCTGACCGGCGGCCAGGGTGCGGACGTGGCGGTCGAGTGCGTCGGCCGGGCCGCCACCATCCGTACCGCCTGGGAGTCCACCCGCCGCGGCGGCCGCACCACGGTCGTCGGCATCGGCGGCAAGGACCAGCAGGTGACGTTCAACGCGCTGGAGATCTTCCACTGGGGCAGGTCGCTGACGGGCTGCGTGTACGGCAACAGCGACCCGGCCCGCGATCTGCCGGTGCTGGCCGACCACATCAGGGCCGGCCGCTTCGACCTCTCCATGATGGTCACCGAACGGATCGCGCTGGACGGCATCCCGGCGGCCTTCGACAACATGATCGCGGGCAAGGGCGGCCGGGCCCTGGTCGTCTTCTAACCCCCGGGGAAGGTCTCCGGGCCGCCGGTGGTGAGCAGCCGGGCCGCCATCTCGCCCCGTTCGAAGAGCCGGGACGCCGGACCCACGATCAGTGGGTCCGGCTCCCCGGCCACCGCCGCGTCCTTGTCCGGGTAGTCGAAGCGGTGCAGGACGTGCCGGATCGCCTCCAGCCGGGCCCGCTTCTTGTCGTTGCTCTTCACCACGGTCCACGGCGCGTCCGCGGTGTCGGTGTGGAACAGCATCAGCTCCTTGGCCTCGGTGTACGCGTCCCACTTGTCCAGCGAGGCGAGGTCGACCGGACTGAGCTTCCACTGCCGCACCGGGTCGGTCTGCCGCGTCATGAACCGGTTGCGCTGCTCCTCGCGCGAGACGGAGAACCAGAACTTCACCAGGTGGATGCCGTCGCGGGCGAGCATCCGCTCGAACCCCGGTGTCTGGTGCATGAACTCGAGGTACTCGCGGGTCGAGCAGAACCCCATCACCCGCTCCACACCGGCCCGGTTGTACCAGGACCGGTCGAACAGCACGATCTCGCCGGCGGCCGGCAGGTGGGCCACGTACCGCTGGAAGTACCACTGGGAACGCTCGCGTTCGGTCGGCTTCTCCAGCGCCACCACCCGCGCGCCACGCGGGTTGAGGTGCTCGGTGAACCGTTTGATGGTGCCGCCCTTGCCCGCGGCGTCGCGCCCCTCGAAGAGGATGACCAGCCGTTCGTCGTGCTCCTTGACCCAGTGCTGGAGCTTGAGCAGCTCGATCTGCAGCGCGCGCTTGGACTTCTCGTACGCCTTGCGGCCGAGCTTCTCGCCGTACGGGTAGTCCTCGCGCCAGGCGTCGCCGGCCGGGCCCCGGGGTGTCACCAGCGCCGATCCCTCGCCCTTCGCGGGCTTCACCTTCGCCTTCCTACGGCCGTTCTGCTGCTCGGTGTTCCGCGTCATGACGGGGTCCTTCCACCGGCGGGGCCGGATTCTTCCGCGTCGCACCAGTCTGCGGACGCGTCCGGGAGACCGCCACCCCGGCCAGACAGAGCAGCCCGCCGCCCACGGTGAGCAGCGCGGGCACCTCGTCCAGCAGCAGCCACGACATCAGCACCACGAGCGCGGGAACCGCGTAGGTGGTGGCGCCCATCCGGCCGGCCGTGGTGCGGGCGAGCGCGTAGGCCCAGGTGGTGAAGGCCAGTGCGGTCGGGAAGATGCCCAGATAGACCATGTTCAGGGTCGCGGACAGGGGTGCGTCGGCGGCCTCGGACACCAGCGCACCGGCGAACGGCAGACACGCCACCGTGCCGACGAGGCAGCCGAACGTGGTGATCTGGAGCGCCGAGCCGTGCCGCAGCGCCGGCTTCTGGCCGACCACCCCGCCCGCGTACGCCACCGCCGCCAGCAGGCACAGCAGCACGCCCAGCACCGAGGACCCCCCGTGCCCGGACATGGAGAGCCCGACCACCGCGGCGCCCGCGAAGGACACCGCCATGCCCAGCAGCAGCCGGCGCGGCAGCCCCTCGCCCAGCAGCCGGGCGCCGAGCAGGGCGATCAGCAGCGGCC harbors:
- a CDS encoding Zn-dependent alcohol dehydrogenase; this translates as MVRAAVLSAVGAPLEITDITLPEPGPGQVRVRLAAAGVCHSDLSLSNGTMRVPVPAVLGHEGAGTVVSVGEGVSEVAPGDAVVLNWAPSCGNCHHCGIGEVWLCANALAGAANLHARTADGTQLHPGLNVAAFAQETVVAANCVLPAPDGIPLTDAALLGCAVLTGYGAIHHSARVVAGESVVVLGIGGVGLAVLQAARIAGASKIIAVDVSPEKEELARRAGATDYVTATATTPREIRALTGGQGADVAVECVGRAATIRTAWESTRRGGRTTVVGIGGKDQQVTFNALEIFHWGRSLTGCVYGNSDPARDLPVLADHIRAGRFDLSMMVTERIALDGIPAAFDNMIAGKGGRALVVF
- the ppk2 gene encoding polyphosphate kinase 2 encodes the protein MTRNTEQQNGRRKAKVKPAKGEGSALVTPRGPAGDAWREDYPYGEKLGRKAYEKSKRALQIELLKLQHWVKEHDERLVILFEGRDAAGKGGTIKRFTEHLNPRGARVVALEKPTERERSQWYFQRYVAHLPAAGEIVLFDRSWYNRAGVERVMGFCSTREYLEFMHQTPGFERMLARDGIHLVKFWFSVSREEQRNRFMTRQTDPVRQWKLSPVDLASLDKWDAYTEAKELMLFHTDTADAPWTVVKSNDKKRARLEAIRHVLHRFDYPDKDAAVAGEPDPLIVGPASRLFERGEMAARLLTTGGPETFPGG
- a CDS encoding DMT family transporter, which gives rise to MTPLSSPAAPAAPRDRRAAAAACTTVVLWASAFVSIRSAGDAYSPGALALGRLLAGSLALGALLLVRREGLPSRAAWPGILWSGLLWFGLYMVVLNWGEQEVDAGTAAMVVNIGPLLIALLGARLLGEGLPRRLLLGMAVSFAGAAVVGLSMSGHGGSSVLGVLLCLLAAVAYAGGVVGQKPALRHGSALQITTFGCLVGTVACLPFAGALVSEAADAPLSATLNMVYLGIFPTALAFTTWAYALARTTAGRMGATTYAVPALVVLMSWLLLDEVPALLTVGGGLLCLAGVAVSRTRPQTGATRKNPAPPVEGPRHDAEHRAAERP